One Vicia villosa cultivar HV-30 ecotype Madison, WI linkage group LG5, Vvil1.0, whole genome shotgun sequence genomic window, TCTTCTTGTTATTGTCTTCCTTTAATGCTTCTTTAATTTTGGAGTTACTTAGATCTTAGTTCAGTTTCAGTTTGTGACAATTCATCCAACAAGGAGAAACCGACAAGGTGCATTTAAATCTCTCAaagattgtttttttttcttcttcttctaagttTGTAAAGAAGCTGAAACGTTGCTTATTATGAAGTTTCACCCACCTTTAAAAATTGTATCTTTCTGTTGAAGGAGTAATCTATTCTGTTCTGATTTATCAGCTTATTAGCAAGTGGTTGATGGGTCCCAATTATCATATCCACCTTATATAGCTCCAAAGTTACAATCTTTGGCATTAGGGTGTGGATTGATGCAGATTTAAAAAACCATGCTTTATTCTGTAGAAAATTATGGACCCTTTTTTGTTGTTGAAATGTAACTGTACTTGTTAAAAGGGTAGTTTTTGTTCTGTTGTGTGTATTTATTATCAATCTGTTGTTATTACCATCTGAAGATTTGTGAGGTTCTTTTTCATCTTTAGTTATAGGGATCTTGAAGTGAAACGGTTCTTAAAAACCTGTTTATGATTTAGTAGTGTCAGGAGAGTATGAGGAAATATGTTGGTTCTCATTCAGGAAGGATGTTTAGTGACAAGAAATGGATTATCCCATTTTTCGCGAGTTTGTTGGTATCTGTGAGCTTGATTCTGACGGCTATTCTTGGCGAATTTAGTTATTCTGGCGGGGAAGAGCTGTTGCCATTGGTTGATGTAATTTCGCTCAAGGGACAAGAGGATAATTCCAGTGGATATTTTGTGGAGTCGGATTTGGAGAGTTCTCTTAATGTTAGTGTTGTTGTGAAGATGAAGGTGCCTAAGTTTGCATACCTTATTTCAGGCACAAAGGGTGATAGTCGTAGGATGCTAAGAACATTAGAGGCAGTGTACCACCCGAGAAATCAGTATATTTTGCATTTAGATCTTGAGGCGCCGCCTCGGGAAAGGTTGGAGTTGGCCAATGCAGTGAAGGCTGATCAGATATTCAGGGAAGTGGAGAATGTGCGTGTTATGTCTCAATCTAATTTGGTTACTTATAAGGGTCCTACAATGATTGCTTGTACTCTTCAAGCTATTGCGATACTATTGAAGGAGAGTTCGGAGTGGGACTGGTTTATAAACCTCAGTGCTTCAGATTATCCTCTTGTGACACAGGATGGTTAGTAATTGAACTTTTATCTGCTTCTTTGATGTTATCTATGCTGTTATTTCTGTTATTAAAATGCTAGCATAAACTAATGGTGTCTTCTGTGGTAAAAGATTTGCAAGTAAATTTGGGCTTGAGCTAATGAAGCAAATCTGCCATGTTTGTAGCCTCATTTCTATTTTTGATTTTCCTTTCCATTGTAATTACCTTGTTTGGTTATATTCATGATTCCCGGGAACTCTATAGCTTATCTTCCTTTAAGTCTTTTGTTAAGAATCTCTCATGGGCAATATATGGCTtgaacatgtgtttataagtgggggcaatccgcACCCTACATGCTGATtctgtagggttgagttaggcccaatcacatttcttaacatgttCCAACCACACTCATTCTAGCCTTAAGCATAGTTGTTTCAATCATTCTAGCCTTAAGTATAGTTGTTTTCAATCATTCAAGCCCTAACCTTGATTAACCAAGCTCTATCCCTCTAGATGTCTTACTTTGAAGTCGTGAAAACCTCAAAGTAAGACATTGCTATCACCTATGTTATCATACCCGCCCGTTCCGTATCTCAACACAGAATAGTAAAACCAAGAAAACCGCATCTGGCCGTGCCGTTCCAACACAGATGGGTGACTCGGCTGGAATGACTGCGGTAATGAGACTGGATTTGAAACGATGCCGCTCTGACTCGGCCGCTCTAGCCGCGTTATCTGTAGCAGTATATGATATTACGCATAAATTTTTAAGGATAGCAAggttattttattgatttttattggtATTTGCAAGCATGCGTTGCTTAggacttatgacttttatttCTAAATATGAACCGTTCATGAATTTTGATTGACTTATTTTAGTTCTTAACAATTTGTTAATTAGTATTAACTATATTACTGTCCGCGTCACAAAAATATCGGCCATTCCACTCCCTGCTCCCGTTCCATTCCATTTTTGGGAATGGCCTCACCATGCCGCTATCTGAGAGACTGACAACATATCACATCCTTTTGTTTCTGCTAGAGTTCTCTCAAGTGCCATTTTATGTTGATATTTGAGATATCTGACTTGATAAGAAAGTCATTTTTGTTGCTATGCCAGATTACATTTGTGAGCTTCAACTTCTAACTCAGATGCTAAACAAGGCATTTTCAATAAataatgatattatttttttaaggttTACATCTTATTTTACATGAAATTTATGTGTCCTCTAATCTAAGAAAGTCGAGCTGCCTCCTTTAAAGTAAGTTTGCCTCTAAAGTGGGCAAGGGTTTATCAACTGTTGGTCCCACAAAAATTAAGGGAGTGCTATTGCTGATAGCTATTATTCCCATCTAAAGTAGGGAAAGTGTATTATCAAAGAAAGCTGGAAGAACACTACATAAACTGTAAGAGGAAATGCTACCGGTCAAGTTGAATGCCAATGGCCCCACGCTGAAAAGGCGATGCCCAAATAGAAAACAGACATGCTCCTCAAATATTACTTCCTTGCACATATAGCAAACTGTCGCTTTCCCTCACTATGTTCATGTAAAACAAAAGCTTACTTTAAAGGAATGCTTTCCAATCTAAGCAGTTTCTGAATCTTCTCAGGAATCACAGCTTCATTAATGAATGTATATTGGACATGGATTGAATTGCATACATTATCAACTTATACGAGCAAGGTGTTTACTCATCGTTTAGATTCTCTGCAAGTCATTTGATGTTTGTTTCCTGCTTTTGCAGATATGCTTCATGTTTTCTCTAATCTGTCAAGAGATCTCAATTTCATTGAACATACACACATTTCCGGTTGGAAATTGTAAGTGAAATTGTATCATTGCATATTTGAAAATTGCTGTATCATTGCCATCCCCTCATTGACATTTCTTTCTATTACTGCATATTGTTCAGGAACCAAAGAGCAAGGCCCATCATTATTGATCCTGCTTTTTACTTATCAAAGAAATCTGATTTGGCAGTGACGTCTCAAAAAAGAACACTTCCCACATCTTTTAAATTATTCACCGGTATGTTTTGTCTCTATACTCTGTATACATTTATTCCTTTATTTTCTACGACAtacttaaatttttgtatatGCTTTGTGAACAGGTTCAGCTTGGGTTGTACTAACACGGTCTTTTGTGGAGTATTGTATATGGGGATGGGATAACTTCCCGCGGACAATGCTAATGTATTATACAAATTTTGTTTCCTCGCCGGAGGGATATTTTCATACTGTTATTTGTAACACTGAGAAATTTCGGCACACTGCAATAAGTCACGATCTTCACTACATTGCTTGGGACAGTCCTCCAAAGCAACATCCAATCTCTTTATCTATGAAAGACTATGATAAAATGGCTAAGAGCAATGCTCCCTTTGCCCGGAAGTTTGGAAAAGATGATACAATCCTAGACAAGATCGACAAAGAACTTTTGGGGCGCACACATAGATTTTCGCCAGGGGCGTGGTGTATTGGGACATCAGATGGTGGAGCAGACCCGTGTTCTTTGCGAGGAAATGATACAATGTTAAGGCCAGGACCTGGTGCAGAGAAGCTACACCAGTTGCTTCAGGTGCTGTTATCTGAAGAATTTATAAGTAAACAATGTTTGTGACAATGGGGGTACACTACAAATTGATAATGCCAAGTGTACATAATATGGTTATATATCATATATATCTCTGATATAAAAAGTTAGAATTTTGTATTGAATCATACAGGTTCATAGTAAGAAGCAACAAGCACTCATAGTAGTAGTTTTTTGGTGCTTGTTTCGGTTTAGTTTTGCCAATTCAAGCCAACCATTTTTGTTATAGCAACCTTCTTATTTTTGTTGAGTTAAAAAAGACAATCGAGTTTCATTTTCATAAcagattcttttattttttatctactATTTTATGGAGAAATTTTTATATCAACAATTCATGTTACAAGGCATTTTATTCAACATTGGATGGTCCAGTCTGATTAAGCTTCTGTTAGCAGCATACTATTTATGCTGAATTCTTTCCTTGAGTTAGGACCAGTTTTGTACAGTTGTGGACATGTCTTTAATTCAAACTTGAAAGTATAATAAACCTTTCACCAAACTTGTTTGCTAGGACATCAGTCATCAAATATGGTCCACTTTTCCAGTGGGTGCATGTGGAATCAGGATGAAGTACTTTTACTTTTAGAACTTTTTGCTCCAATCAACTTTACTCCCcaaaccacgcagttaaaaatgTTAATTGTCCACTTTATGCCACTGATATTCAAATAATATCTTCTTGTAGCAAGCTTTTGTAAAATTCTTTTACTGTTTGTCTAAGAATGCTTGAGAAGCTTAAAACTCGTAACATATACCAGAAATTAGTGTACAAAGAAAACGGAAGAGATTATGGGTTGTCTACAATctcaaaatacaaatttaaatacaaatttgtGACGGTGAAAAACAATGTCTACATAGTTCATGACTGCGTTTCCCTTTGTTTTTACAATTCTAAAAATAAAGAACTCGACTTTCTTTCACAGACCAGCTGTGACAGCAACCTTTTTTCGCCAAAAGCGACATCATACTCTCACACCAAGTAAGGACAGCAAGGTAGAAGAAAGGGCggaaacttaaaaatatatttt contains:
- the LOC131601708 gene encoding beta-glucuronosyltransferase GlcAT14A-like, whose product is MRKYVGSHSGRMFSDKKWIIPFFASLLVSVSLILTAILGEFSYSGGEELLPLVDVISLKGQEDNSSGYFVESDLESSLNVSVVVKMKVPKFAYLISGTKGDSRRMLRTLEAVYHPRNQYILHLDLEAPPRERLELANAVKADQIFREVENVRVMSQSNLVTYKGPTMIACTLQAIAILLKESSEWDWFINLSASDYPLVTQDDMLHVFSNLSRDLNFIEHTHISGWKLNQRARPIIIDPAFYLSKKSDLAVTSQKRTLPTSFKLFTGSAWVVLTRSFVEYCIWGWDNFPRTMLMYYTNFVSSPEGYFHTVICNTEKFRHTAISHDLHYIAWDSPPKQHPISLSMKDYDKMAKSNAPFARKFGKDDTILDKIDKELLGRTHRFSPGAWCIGTSDGGADPCSLRGNDTMLRPGPGAEKLHQLLQVLLSEEFISKQCL